A genomic region of Marinobacter sp. NP-4(2019) contains the following coding sequences:
- a CDS encoding glycine betaine ABC transporter substrate-binding protein, whose protein sequence is MKLIRKIASVISLAAAVTLAGPAAAEKIVVGGKNFTEQQLLTSMTAQYLQAKGYDVDTRAGMGSAVLRSAQENGQVDVYWEYTGTGLIVYNDVKEKLGRQEGYERVRELDKPKGLIWLNPSAANNTYALAMQADEAEELGITTLSDLADAVNGGKELVLASNAEWYARDDGYRPFAKAYGFKLPRDQIKRMDSGLTYTALKEDEVDIALVFATDGRIPAFDFVLLEDDKGFFPDYAITPVVREEVLDSSPELAEQLNQLSDLLDNEVMSSLNASVDVEKQDISDVARNFLEKHGLI, encoded by the coding sequence ATGAAACTAATCCGAAAAATCGCATCCGTTATCTCGCTTGCTGCCGCCGTCACCCTTGCGGGCCCCGCTGCCGCCGAGAAGATAGTCGTCGGCGGGAAAAACTTCACCGAGCAGCAACTGCTTACCTCCATGACGGCCCAGTACCTTCAGGCCAAGGGCTATGACGTTGATACCCGGGCCGGCATGGGTAGTGCCGTTCTGCGGTCCGCCCAGGAAAACGGCCAGGTAGACGTTTATTGGGAATACACCGGCACAGGGCTGATCGTTTACAACGATGTGAAGGAGAAGCTGGGTCGTCAGGAAGGTTATGAGCGGGTCCGTGAGCTGGACAAACCAAAGGGCCTGATCTGGCTGAATCCGTCGGCGGCCAACAACACCTATGCCCTCGCCATGCAGGCTGATGAAGCGGAAGAGCTGGGCATCACGACACTGAGCGATCTGGCGGATGCCGTCAACGGTGGTAAGGAACTGGTACTGGCCAGCAATGCGGAATGGTACGCCCGTGACGACGGTTACCGCCCCTTCGCCAAGGCGTATGGGTTCAAGCTTCCCCGAGACCAGATCAAACGTATGGACTCCGGCCTGACTTACACCGCGCTGAAAGAAGACGAGGTTGATATTGCGCTGGTATTTGCCACCGACGGTCGTATCCCGGCGTTTGACTTTGTGCTCCTGGAAGACGACAAGGGCTTTTTCCCGGACTATGCCATTACCCCGGTCGTTCGCGAGGAGGTCCTTGACAGCAGCCCGGAGCTGGCCGAGCAACTGAACCAACTGTCAGATCTGCTCGACAACGAAGTCATGTCTAGCCTGAACGCCAGCGTTGACGTAGAAAAACAGGACATCTCGGACGTTGCCCGCAACTTCCTGGAGAAACACGGCCTGATCTGA
- a CDS encoding ABC transporter permease, which yields MKQLQQSRYFQIPMLIVVFLIGVYLQRSGLIDGMLFYWEDIVYLTKQHIQLTLISGSIAIAVGLPLGIILSRPRFLHVSEWAMQVLNVGTTIPTLAILALSMSLLGIGFIPSVFGLFIASLLPIVRNTYTGLLGIPAHLKESASGIGMSPAQMLVQVEIPNAAYVIFAGIRTALAINVGTVPLAFLIGGGGLGELIFTGIDLFDTEMMLAGALMTALLAIVVDIIIAACTFLMVPRGVNPTRA from the coding sequence ATGAAACAATTACAACAATCCCGCTATTTCCAGATCCCGATGCTCATTGTCGTCTTCCTGATTGGTGTGTATCTGCAACGCTCGGGACTCATTGACGGCATGCTGTTTTACTGGGAAGACATTGTCTACCTGACCAAGCAGCACATCCAACTGACCCTGATCTCCGGCAGTATCGCGATTGCCGTCGGACTGCCACTGGGGATCATTCTGAGCCGTCCTCGCTTCCTCCATGTATCCGAGTGGGCCATGCAGGTACTGAACGTGGGGACGACCATTCCGACCCTGGCCATCCTGGCGCTCTCGATGAGCCTGCTGGGCATCGGCTTCATCCCGTCAGTGTTCGGCCTGTTCATCGCATCGTTGCTGCCAATTGTACGCAACACCTATACCGGCCTGCTGGGCATTCCGGCTCATCTCAAGGAATCCGCTTCCGGCATCGGCATGTCTCCGGCACAGATGCTGGTTCAGGTGGAAATCCCCAATGCAGCTTATGTGATCTTTGCCGGTATAAGAACCGCTCTCGCGATTAATGTCGGCACCGTACCCCTGGCGTTTCTGATCGGTGGCGGCGGTCTGGGTGAACTGATTTTTACAGGCATTGACCTGTTCGATACCGAAATGATGTTGGCGGGCGCACTGATGACGGCCTTACTGGCCATTGTCGTGGACATCATTATTGCCGCCTGCACTTTCCTAATGGTTCCACGCGGAGTCAATCCAACACGTGCCTGA
- a CDS encoding ABC transporter ATP-binding protein yields the protein MITLDNLTKIFDTDRGVVTAADHINMEVPQGEICVLLGPSGCGKTTTLKMVNRIITPTSGRVLINGDDTSAQDTVSLRRNIGYVIQQIGLFPNMTIEENISIVPKLIGWEKGRYLKRASELLEMVALDPSTFLKRYPNELSGGQQQRVGVIRALAADPPVMLMDEPFGAIDPINREVIQDEFLKLHHELKKTIMFVSHDIDEAVKMADRIAIFKDGKLIQYDTPDDLLSHPINDFVKGFVGRDRALKRLKLVTVSEVLETESSVVTMDDSLATALARMDDAGYERAIIMVDGQNRPIGYVSRSVASTTRGTCGKHRANLHTVVRTDDDLRTVASKMFTHDVTWIPCVSEHGKLMGVVTQRGITHHLGATFKSSRADVASV from the coding sequence ATGATTACACTCGATAACCTGACCAAGATTTTCGACACCGACCGCGGCGTGGTCACGGCGGCAGACCACATCAATATGGAAGTCCCCCAAGGCGAGATTTGCGTACTACTCGGTCCATCAGGGTGTGGTAAGACCACCACACTCAAAATGGTGAACCGCATTATTACGCCGACCTCGGGCCGGGTTCTGATCAACGGGGATGACACGTCAGCTCAGGACACCGTCTCGCTGCGCAGAAACATTGGCTACGTTATCCAGCAAATTGGTCTGTTTCCGAATATGACTATCGAAGAGAATATTTCGATCGTCCCCAAACTCATCGGGTGGGAAAAGGGCCGCTACCTCAAGCGTGCATCGGAACTTCTTGAGATGGTGGCGCTGGACCCATCCACTTTCCTCAAGCGTTACCCGAATGAGCTCTCCGGCGGCCAGCAGCAACGGGTCGGTGTTATCCGGGCCCTGGCAGCGGATCCCCCTGTGATGCTCATGGACGAACCTTTCGGTGCCATTGACCCCATCAACCGGGAAGTGATCCAGGACGAATTCCTGAAACTTCATCACGAACTGAAAAAGACCATCATGTTCGTCAGCCATGACATCGACGAAGCGGTCAAAATGGCTGACCGAATTGCCATCTTCAAGGATGGAAAGCTGATTCAGTACGATACACCGGACGACCTGCTGTCCCATCCGATTAACGACTTCGTCAAGGGGTTTGTGGGTCGGGACCGTGCACTGAAACGACTGAAACTGGTGACGGTTTCCGAGGTCCTGGAAACCGAGTCTTCGGTGGTGACCATGGACGATTCTCTCGCGACAGCCCTTGCGCGAATGGATGACGCTGGCTACGAGCGCGCCATTATCATGGTTGATGGGCAGAACAGACCGATCGGCTATGTGTCCCGCAGTGTCGCCAGTACCACACGCGGAACCTGCGGCAAACATCGCGCCAACCTGCATACCGTCGTCCGTACGGACGACGACCTACGGACCGTGGCATCCAAGATGTTTACCCACGACGTTACCTGGATACCCTGTGTGTCCGAACACGGCAAACTGATGGGGGTTGTTACCCAGCGCGGCATCACACATCACCTCGGCGCAACCTTTAAATCTTCGCGGGCCGATGTGGCCAGCGTCTGA
- a CDS encoding ABC transporter permease — protein sequence MELIDFILSNLGLLGTLTLEHIGLVIVAVGLATLTGVPIGIAITQNERAATMVLYVASILITIPSIALFGIMIPILSTIGHGIGYLPAVIAVLLYSQLPIIRNTYTAINNVSPGLREAARGIGMTSRQRLRMVEIPLSVPVIMAGVRTAVVMNIGVMAIAAYIGAGGLGVLISRGISQSDPRQLIVGAIAVSLLAIVADRLLLALQRKLTPKGL from the coding sequence TTGGAACTTATCGATTTCATACTGTCCAACCTCGGCCTCCTGGGGACATTGACCCTCGAGCATATCGGGTTGGTCATCGTTGCTGTTGGCCTGGCAACTCTCACCGGGGTACCTATCGGGATCGCCATTACCCAGAATGAACGTGCCGCTACCATGGTGCTGTACGTCGCCTCAATTCTGATTACCATCCCGTCCATCGCCCTTTTCGGGATCATGATCCCGATCCTGTCCACCATTGGGCATGGAATTGGCTATCTGCCAGCGGTCATCGCGGTACTGCTGTATTCGCAACTGCCCATTATCCGGAACACCTATACCGCCATTAATAATGTCAGCCCCGGGCTCCGGGAAGCCGCCAGAGGTATCGGGATGACCAGCAGGCAGCGCCTGCGGATGGTAGAAATCCCGCTCTCTGTCCCGGTCATCATGGCTGGTGTCAGGACTGCGGTGGTTATGAATATCGGCGTTATGGCGATTGCCGCTTACATCGGTGCCGGTGGACTTGGCGTGCTGATCAGCCGCGGCATCTCACAGAGTGATCCCCGTCAGCTCATTGTCGGAGCCATCGCAGTCAGTCTCCTGGCCATCGTTGCCGACCGTCTGTTACTGGCACTCCAGCGCAAGCTGACACCCAAGGGATTGTAA